In Cupriavidus sp. EM10, the genomic window ATCACGCGGTCGTGGCGCACGGTGAGCATCCAGGTGGTGGTCGCCAGCGGTTGCGGCGGATCGAATGCGCGCGGCGTCAGCACGGCCACGCAGATGCCGGGTTCCGGGTCGCGCACCGAGGTGTAGCGGATCAGGCCGACGCCGGCTTCCCGGGCGATGCTTGCGAACGCCTGGCAGGCGCTGTAGTCGTCGGGGTTGGTCCACTGCGCCACGTCCTCCGTAAAAGGTGGGGCGTCCAATGCCACGCCGTCGCTGCGCACGCCCACCTGGAACAGGGTCTGCGCGCGAGCATCGATGCGGGGCAGGGCCGGGCTGTCCATCAGGAAGCGCCAACGCCAGTAGCCCAGTTCGGCGCAGGCGGTACGAATCGATTCCGCGCCATAGAACACGCCAGGGTCCTGGCCGCCGCGAAAGCGCGAGCCCCATTCGGTGGCCGGATAGCGAAATGGCGTAAATATGAGGTAGTGCAGCGCGCGGGCGTCGGGCGGGACGACGGGTTTGCCGGCATCGAGCACGGCTTCCAGCACGGCCTGTTCTTCGAGGGTGTCGACCAGGGGCATGGTCGAGACGACATGCTGGGCCTCCACGGCCCGCCAGAGTGTGAGCGCGAACGGCTTGCGCTCAGATGCGACCGCGGGTGGCGTCCAGGTAGTGAACGACACGAACGAGGCCCTCGGTGGTGCGGATCAGTTCCAGCGGCTTGCCGCCAAGCGAGATGTTGTCGTGGGTCAGCCAGAGGCGAGCCTGCTCGTCGTGGCCAAGAATGGCGTCCAGCGACCGGAACAGGCGGACGAACAGAACGGCGAACTCCCATTCCTTGCGATGCGTATCGAGCACATAGCCACCCGATGCCATGCGGGATACCGAAGCAGTGCTGATGCCCAGCACGCTGGCGACGATGGCCTGGCTGATACCCAGGAAGCCGGCCGCCCGCATGACTGCCTTGGTCAGCGTCACGCCGGCGTCAGGGCTGCCGGCGGGCGCAGTCTCCGGAATCTGCCTCGATTGCATCGCCTGGGTCTCCTGTTTCTTGAGAAACATTATAGGCGGCAGGTTTCACTTGGGAAGTTGCAAATCAAGGCACTTTCGTACTTTCTCCAACCCTTCTCGATCCATCAATACTCCGCTCAATAGGTCTCGATGTGCAGCCGCCCTTCCGCGCGCAGGCGCGACTCGACATCGGCCCATGACAAGCCGGCGCCGCTGCACACTTCGTCAAACGCTTCCAGCACCCCGTCCTCCATGCCCTTGAGCCCACAGATATAGATATGGCCATGCGGATCGCCAAGCATCATGGCAACGCCTGCGGCAGCCTCGCGTATCGCATCCTGCACATAGCGGCGTGGCACTCCGGGGTCGCGGGAGAAGGCAAAGTGAATATCGAGGAAGTCTTTCGGCAGCCTGAGCAGCGGGCCGAAGTAGGGCAGTTCGCGCCGGTTGCGGGCGCCGAAGAACAGCAGCCGGCGTCCGCTGAAGTCGGCCATATTGCGCCGCATCCGCTCGGTCATGGCGCGCATCGGCGCCGATCCGGTGCCCGTGCAGATCATCATCACGCTGGCTTCGCGGTGGTTGGGCATCAGGAAGGTGTTGCCGAAGGGGCCCACCACCTGCACCGTGTCGCCCTTGTTCAGGTCGCACAGGAAATTCGAGGCCACGCCGCGCACCGGATTGCCGTCGTGGTCGGTGTCCACGCGTTTCACGGTCAGCGCCAGGTTGTTGTAGCCGGGGCGCTCGCCATCGCGAGGGCTGGCCACCGAATACATGCGGATATAGTGCGGCTTGCCCGACGCATCGGTGCCAGGCGGCACGATGCCGATGGCCTGGCCTTCCAGCACCGGGAAGAACTGGTTGCCGAAGTCCAGCACGATATGGTGGATGTCGCTCGACGCATCGGCCTCGGTGAGCCGGTAGTTGCCGGCCACCGTGGCGGTCAACGGCTCCCGGACGCCGTGCAGGTTCACGTACGGGTGCGCAGCCGACCACGGGGCCCTGGACGATGTATGACGGCTGGTTTCCACCGCCTGCACCGTCGCCGGCTGGCTCGATGCGGCTGCGTCGCCAATGGCCTGGCCGGCTTCTGCCGCGGCGTCGATGACCGCTTCGGTCAGCGGTACCTCGGCGGGCAGCTCGTCCCAGCCCAGTTGCGCCTCGATGGGGTAGGCCTGTCCCTTGAACATCGTGCGCCAGTTGTCGATGGCGCCCGTGGGGCAGGGCGACAGACACGCGCCGCAGCCGTTGCAGACGTCGGCCTTGACCACGTAGTTGCGGTCGTCGTGGGTAATGGCATCGATCGGGCAGGTGTCTTCGCAGGTGTTGCAGCGAATGCAGATTTCCGGATCGATCAGATGCTGCTTGATGATGTCGGCGGCGCCCATGATCGTGGTTCCCCCCGGAAGGTCAGTTGAAGCGGACGTATTCGAAGTCCACCGGCTGGCGATTGATGCCGATGGCCGGCGGCGCGATCCAGTTGGCGTACCTGCCCGGTTCCGTCACCCGGCCCATCAGCGACGCCACGTACTGGCGGTCAGCGTCAGTGGCCAGCCACTTGTCCTTGTTGGCGTTCCACTCGGCCTCGCCGATCACTTCGCCGGCGGGCGACACATGCAGGTTGGCAAAGGTGCCGATCTTGCGATTGAACGCCTTGTGCGGCACGGTCAGCCGGAACGGAATCCCGGCCTTCTCGATGACCTTGTTCCAGCGCGCCACCCGCCCACGGAATCCTTGATGTAGTCGTCGCGCAGCACCTCGTTGAGCGCGTTGAGCATCGGCACCTCGCGCTCGGCCAGCTTGCCGTCCCGCACTTCCAGGATGCGATACACATCGCCCTTCAGCAGGTGATCGTCGGCGCGCTTGCCTTCCTCGAAGCGGCCCTTGAGGCCCGCGCTGTAGAACGTGGCCGCGTTCGACGACTGGTCGGCGCCGAACAGGTCGATCGTCACGCTGTAGTGGAAATTCAGGTAGCGCTGGATGGTTTCCAGGTCGATCACGCCGGCGGCGCGCACGTCGGCCGGGTCCTGGATATCGCGCTCGCGCATGACCTCGCAGGTCCGCTGGATCACGCGCGACACGCCCGATTCGCCCACGAACATGTGGTGGGCCTCCTCGGTCAGCATGAAGCGGGTGGTGCGGGCCAGCGGATCAAAGCCCGACTCGGCCAGCGCGCAGAGCTGGAACTTGCCGTCGCGGTCCGTGAAATACGTGAACATGAAGAACGACAACCAGTCGGGCGTGCGCTCGTTGAAGGCGCCCAGGATGCGGGGATTGTCCTCGTCGCCTGATCGGCGCCCCAGCAGGGCCTCGGCCTCCTCGCGCCCGTCGCGGCCGAAATGGCGATGCAGCAGGTACACCATCGCCCACAGGTGGCGGCCTTCCTCCACATTGACCTGGAACAGGTTGCGCAGATCGTAGAGCGACGGCGCAGTCAGGCCCAGGTGGCGCTGCTGCTCCACCGATGCAGGCTCGGTGTCGCCCTGCGTGACGATGATCCGGCGAAGGTTGGCGCGATGCTCGCCCGGCACTTCCTGCCAGGCGGCCTCGCCCTTGTGCTCGCCAAAGTGGATCTTGCGCTCGGCGTCGGCCGGTTGCAGGAAGATGCCCCAGCGGTAGTCGGGCATCTTCACATGATCGAAGTGCGCCCAGCCCGATGGGTCCACCGACACCGCCGTGCGCAGATAGACATCGTAATTATGCGAACCGTCCGGCCCCATGTCGCGCCACCAGTCCAGGAAGGCCGGTTGCCAGTGCTCCAGTGCGCGTTGCAGCGTGCGGTCTTCCGACAGGTTGACGTTGTTGGGAATCTTCTGGCTGTAGTCGATGCTCATCGCGGGTCTCCTTTTATCGTTGTCCGGGTGACGGGGCTGGGCGGGTGGCGGTCAGACGCGGTCCCAGTCGAAGCGGGCCTTGTTACCGGTGCCGAAGACCTTGAGCGCCCCGTGCTCGCCCACGGCGTTGGGACGGTTGAAGATCCAGTTCTGCCACGCCGTCAGCCGGCCGAAGATGCGCGTTTCCATGGTTTCGTGGCCGCCGAAGCGCAGGTTGGCTTCCAGCCCGGTCAGCGCGTCGGGGGACAGGCTGGCGCGCTCCTCGATGGCGATGCGGATCTCGTCTTCCCAGTCGATATCGTCCAGCGCGGCGGTTATCAGGCCGAGCGCTTCGGCCGTTGCGCCATCGAGCGGCTTGCCGGCCTGCTCGCGGGCGGCGGCCAGGGCGTCGGACTCTTCGTAGAAGCGCGCGGCGATGCGGGTCAGCTCGTTCGGCATCGGATAACGGCCAAAATTGGCGGCGTCAACGTGGAGATGCGGGGCCTCTTTGGGCGTGTCCGGCGTGTGCAGCATGTAGCTGCGATCGGCGGCCAGCGCCAGTTCCAGCAGCGTGCCGGCAAAGCACGAGCCCGGTTCCACCAGGGCGAAGAGGCTGCGCGAAGACACATCGAGCCTGGCCAGCGTCCGGCGCAGCATGCCGATGGTCTCGCGGACGAACCAGTGGCTGGCGTGGGCGTCCATCAGGGCGTCGGTGGCCAGCACCTGCGCCGCATCGCCGTGGGTCTTCAGGACCCACATGCCGATGTCCAGGTGGTTCGCGCGCAGGGTCAGGATGGCGTCGTCCAGTTCGCGCGCCATTTTCAGCGGCCACCACTGAGCGCCGGCGGCAACGATGCCGGCCAGGTCCTTCGGCTGGTCGCTGGTGGGGGCGGAAACGGTAATGGTGGCGTGGCGCGCATCGCGGTCGATGTCGACGCGTACCGTGTCGTAGACATAGCCGCTGTCGCTGGCCTGGCGCGCCAGCGGGGTCAGCCTGATGCCTGTCTCGCCGGCTTCGACACCCGGCCGGTCGCTTTGCGCCGCCAGCGCCTGGGCGCGTTCGCGCACATGTTCGGCGAAGCGGGCCGGTTTGATCACATCGTCGACCAGCCGCCAGTCGCGGGCGCGTTGGCCGCGCACGCCTTCGGTGGTCAGGCAGAAGATGTCGGCGTGGTCGCGGCGCACGCGGCGCTTGTCGGTGACGCGCGTCAGGCCGCCGGTGCCCGGCAGCACGCCCAGCAGCGGCA contains:
- a CDS encoding RES family NAD+ phosphorylase; amino-acid sequence: MSFTTWTPPAVASERKPFALTLWRAVEAQHVVSTMPLVDTLEEQAVLEAVLDAGKPVVPPDARALHYLIFTPFRYPATEWGSRFRGGQDPGVFYGAESIRTACAELGYWRWRFLMDSPALPRIDARAQTLFQVGVRSDGVALDAPPFTEDVAQWTNPDDYSACQAFASIAREAGVGLIRYTSVRDPEPGICVAVLTPRAFDPPQPLATTTWMLTVRHDRVIWQRDDLRQRDSFEFESAAWQPLPRRTSESPSQT
- a CDS encoding MbcA/ParS/Xre antitoxin family protein gives rise to the protein MQSRQIPETAPAGSPDAGVTLTKAVMRAAGFLGISQAIVASVLGISTASVSRMASGGYVLDTHRKEWEFAVLFVRLFRSLDAILGHDEQARLWLTHDNISLGGKPLELIRTTEGLVRVVHYLDATRGRI
- the boxA gene encoding benzoyl-CoA 2,3-epoxidase subunit BoxA, with the protein product MGAADIIKQHLIDPEICIRCNTCEDTCPIDAITHDDRNYVVKADVCNGCGACLSPCPTGAIDNWRTMFKGQAYPIEAQLGWDELPAEVPLTEAVIDAAAEAGQAIGDAAASSQPATVQAVETSRHTSSRAPWSAAHPYVNLHGVREPLTATVAGNYRLTEADASSDIHHIVLDFGNQFFPVLEGQAIGIVPPGTDASGKPHYIRMYSVASPRDGERPGYNNLALTVKRVDTDHDGNPVRGVASNFLCDLNKGDTVQVVGPFGNTFLMPNHREASVMMICTGTGSAPMRAMTERMRRNMADFSGRRLLFFGARNRRELPYFGPLLRLPKDFLDIHFAFSRDPGVPRRYVQDAIREAAAGVAMMLGDPHGHIYICGLKGMEDGVLEAFDEVCSGAGLSWADVESRLRAEGRLHIETY
- the boxC gene encoding 2,3-epoxybenzoyl-CoA dihydrolase, which translates into the protein MSTDTATLAAPVTFERHPDQYRHWKLTFDGPVATLAMDVDEEGGLRPGYTLKLNSYDLGVDIELHDALQRIRFEHPEVRAVVLTSMKDRIFCSGANIFMLGKSSHAWKVNFCKFTNETRNGIEDASRHSGIKFIAACNGTTAGGGYELALACDEIVLIDDRSSAVSLPEVPLLGVLPGTGGLTRVTDKRRVRRDHADIFCLTTEGVRGQRARDWRLVDDVIKPARFAEHVRERAQALAAQSDRPGVEAGETGIRLTPLARQASDSGYVYDTVRVDIDRDARHATITVSAPTSDQPKDLAGIVAAGAQWWPLKMARELDDAILTLRANHLDIGMWVLKTHGDAAQVLATDALMDAHASHWFVRETIGMLRRTLARLDVSSRSLFALVEPGSCFAGTLLELALAADRSYMLHTPDTPKEAPHLHVDAANFGRYPMPNELTRIAARFYEESDALAAAREQAGKPLDGATAEALGLITAALDDIDWEDEIRIAIEERASLSPDALTGLEANLRFGGHETMETRIFGRLTAWQNWIFNRPNAVGEHGALKVFGTGNKARFDWDRV